The following are encoded together in the Proteiniphilum saccharofermentans genome:
- a CDS encoding FtsB family cell division protein — protein MNKYIKKFGSGRILGLTAYQIIILLVLVAMLFFFSDSSVTKRMRYESQIKDLESQIEFYRKQTEADREKLNELQSNKEDLEKFARENYLMKKENEEIFIIKEKK, from the coding sequence ATGAATAAATATATAAAGAAGTTCGGGTCGGGAAGAATTCTGGGTCTCACAGCCTACCAAATCATTATTCTTCTTGTGCTGGTCGCAATGCTCTTTTTTTTCAGTGACAGCAGTGTTACCAAAAGAATGCGGTATGAGTCTCAGATAAAAGACCTTGAATCCCAAATCGAATTTTATCGGAAGCAGACGGAGGCAGATAGGGAAAAGCTGAATGAACTTCAGTCCAATAAAGAAGATCTGGAGAAGTTCGCCAGGGAAAATTATCTGATGAAAAAGGAGAATGAAGAAATTTTTATCATCAAAGAGAAGAAGTGA
- the xerD gene encoding site-specific tyrosine recombinase XerD: MDRDPKVEKYKRYLLLERGLSANSIDAYMTDLQKLLDFMENKGIDMKSVQTVHLEEFLSELHDKDISPRSIARIISGLKSFFRFLVLDKIRPDDPAELVEAPKIGLKLPVVLSVEEIDSLLAVIDVSTAEGTRNYAIIETLYSCGLRISELTNLRFSNLFFKEGFIRVEGKGSKQRLVPISDVAIRKIKDWLYYRNQIPIRKGNEDILFVSSRGKAISRVTVFYYIKRYAEEVGLQKKISPHVFRHSFATHLLERGANIRVIQEMLGHEKITTTEIYTHIDRNFLRQEIIEHHPRS, translated from the coding sequence ATGGATCGGGATCCAAAGGTTGAAAAATACAAACGTTATCTTCTGTTAGAGAGGGGATTATCGGCGAATAGCATTGACGCCTATATGACCGATCTGCAGAAATTGCTTGATTTCATGGAAAACAAAGGGATTGATATGAAATCTGTTCAGACCGTCCATCTCGAAGAGTTTCTCTCGGAATTGCATGATAAGGATATCTCACCACGTTCCATTGCCCGTATTATATCAGGCCTGAAATCTTTTTTTCGGTTTCTGGTGCTGGACAAAATTCGTCCGGATGACCCTGCTGAATTAGTGGAGGCTCCCAAGATCGGACTGAAACTTCCGGTTGTTTTATCGGTGGAGGAGATCGATTCTCTACTGGCTGTCATTGATGTCTCGACGGCTGAAGGGACCCGTAACTACGCTATTATTGAAACATTATACAGTTGTGGACTTCGTATCTCCGAATTGACCAATCTCCGTTTCTCGAATCTCTTTTTCAAGGAGGGATTTATACGTGTGGAAGGGAAGGGAAGCAAACAACGGCTGGTACCTATTTCCGATGTGGCGATACGGAAGATTAAGGATTGGCTTTATTACCGCAATCAAATTCCCATCCGGAAGGGAAATGAAGACATTCTCTTTGTCAGCTCGCGTGGCAAAGCGATCTCCCGTGTCACGGTGTTTTATTATATCAAGCGTTATGCCGAAGAAGTAGGTTTGCAAAAGAAGATCAGCCCGCACGTTTTTCGTCATTCGTTTGCAACTCATCTGCTCGAAAGGGGTGCCAATATAAGGGTGATCCAGGAGATGCTGGGACATGAGAAAATTACCACTACCGAGATTTATACGCATATCGACCGCAATTTTCTGCGACAGGAAATCATAGAACATCATCCGAGAAGTTGA
- the truA gene encoding tRNA pseudouridine(38-40) synthase TruA: MSRFFITLSYNGKNYVGWQIQPNGMSVQQALQDALSVILRKDVMVVGAGRTDAGVHAREMIAHFDWEGDIFSPDDLVYRLNNFLPKDISLSTIRQVHPDVHARFSAVSRTYKYYVTTVKDPFLYEYSYRVFFQPDIEAMNTFCEVLKEYKDFTSFSKLHTDVKTNNCRIEYARWEKKEELYEFTIRADRFLRNMVRAIVGTLLQAGRGRLDEQGFRRIIEAGNRNVAGDSAPGHALFLEKVIYPDDIWL; this comes from the coding sequence ATGTCCCGTTTTTTTATCACACTTTCCTATAACGGAAAAAATTATGTGGGCTGGCAGATCCAGCCTAACGGAATGAGTGTGCAGCAGGCGCTTCAGGATGCACTCTCTGTGATTTTAAGGAAGGACGTGATGGTGGTAGGTGCCGGCAGGACTGATGCAGGCGTGCATGCCCGTGAGATGATTGCCCATTTCGACTGGGAAGGAGATATTTTTTCTCCGGATGATCTGGTATACAGACTCAATAATTTCCTTCCGAAAGATATTTCCCTTTCCACTATACGACAGGTGCACCCGGATGTGCATGCACGCTTCAGTGCGGTTTCGCGTACTTATAAATATTATGTGACGACGGTGAAAGATCCGTTTCTCTATGAATACTCTTACCGGGTGTTTTTTCAACCCGATATTGAGGCGATGAATACCTTCTGTGAAGTATTGAAAGAATATAAAGACTTCACCAGTTTCAGTAAGCTGCATACCGATGTGAAGACCAACAATTGCCGTATTGAATATGCCCGGTGGGAGAAAAAAGAAGAGTTGTACGAATTTACCATCCGAGCCGACCGTTTTCTTAGGAATATGGTGCGTGCTATTGTAGGAACATTGTTACAAGCGGGTAGGGGACGACTCGATGAACAGGGGTTTCGACGTATTATTGAAGCCGGAAATCGGAATGTGGCAGGTGACTCTGCACCGGGACATGCCCTTTTCCTGGAAAAGGTGATCTATCCTGATGATATCTGGTTGTGA
- a CDS encoding 3-keto-disaccharide hydrolase encodes MKKSILLTICVIYSLSAFTQWTPAQTEWYYPVPEKVIPGKTAGAAPSDAIILFDGGDLSEWVNEKGEKPRWNVENGVLSVRPGTGAIMTKEHFGDCQLHIEFRSPDPENHNGQNRGNSGVFLMSRYEVQVLDGDNNDTYVNGMVGSIYKQAAPLANAYTKNGEWQVYDIYWKAPRFGAGGELESPAMITVVLNGILIQNNYILKGHTPYIGLPEYNAHGRLPLMLQDHGTAVSFRNIWIRNL; translated from the coding sequence ATGAAAAAGAGCATTTTATTAACTATTTGTGTCATTTATTCTCTCAGTGCATTTACGCAATGGACACCTGCACAGACCGAATGGTATTATCCCGTACCAGAGAAAGTCATCCCGGGTAAAACAGCCGGTGCCGCACCTTCTGATGCCATTATACTCTTTGATGGGGGAGATCTTTCTGAATGGGTGAATGAAAAGGGTGAAAAACCGCGGTGGAATGTAGAGAATGGAGTCTTATCAGTCAGGCCGGGCACGGGAGCAATTATGACCAAGGAACATTTTGGCGATTGTCAGTTACATATAGAGTTCAGGTCTCCGGATCCGGAAAACCATAACGGTCAAAACCGTGGGAATAGCGGTGTCTTTCTAATGAGCCGGTATGAAGTTCAGGTACTGGATGGTGATAATAACGATACTTATGTGAACGGGATGGTGGGCAGTATATATAAACAGGCAGCCCCATTGGCCAATGCATATACAAAAAACGGGGAATGGCAGGTGTATGATATTTACTGGAAAGCACCCAGATTTGGGGCTGGAGGCGAGCTGGAGTCTCCTGCAATGATAACAGTGGTATTGAACGGTATCCTTATACAAAACAATTATATACTGAAAGGGCATACTCCTTATATCGGATTGCCGGAGTACAATGCCCATGGAAGACTTCCCCTGATGCTTCAGGATCATGGAACGGCAGTATCTTTCCGGAATATCTGGATAAGGAATTTATAG
- a CDS encoding ATP-binding response regulator, with product MKIKFTVIIGYLLVVVVMAFGLVALYHNLVDYSNKRISSEDMSELLIVGNTLSMLYEIESEQNLINAENAEQYFLKYDSIAPKIKANLVELKEVAVDSSRIEKLDTIQLLVDKKRENLQEVAALLDSIRRAPRVVAQTESSYVPLKLNKEISDYLESKNLNNADVNQNDTSVVVGSRRGFLDRVRDVFVARSDSTVVIEKKSIVSDNDLKLIVDTIINKVRYSERLDLERQRQFQLAYLKRQETMTETNRMLTLQIDELLKGIEHEELEKSLRLLKEKEEMLANSQHTMFIAFCVALSIAFVFAILFLIDINKSQRYRRQLEASNKRISDLLDSREKLMLTISHDIKAPMSSILGFIELMDYHGNPKNETYLNNMQNSGEHILELASALLDYHKLEEGSWQLKESDFNLYDLVGNTTSGFKPLAARKGLEYSVKNELPKHLAVYGDLYMIRQIMNNIISNAVKYTSEGSVHVNAWLEDKDSSKRLVFSVNDTGEGIDEADQQIVFQEFRQLDNPLGEEGSGLGLAITKGFIEALKGTIRLNSRKGEGSEFIVEIPLKDANENEPKSKGRDNSETVPQDLEGISVLLVDDDPVQLTMTSEMLSRKKVTSVTEMNPDKVLPLLESMSFDILFMDIQMPGTDGLALVEKIRRLGSERIKNMPMIGLSARSDMSGEKMKAAGFTGFLIKPFTSDRLYSIIWHHVRGESPGQIAFVEEENQSFDEKGARALIEFVSDDKRASVAILQSFINELAECRIQLQEAFQKKEGKMVQAITHKILPLFRSMGNKSLIGLMEKLEKGETLPDKEKAFVLDKIQEYLEEVETLRKEFDEN from the coding sequence TTGAAGATTAAATTTACAGTCATTATAGGGTACTTGCTTGTAGTGGTAGTGATGGCATTTGGGCTTGTCGCTCTTTATCATAATTTGGTTGACTACTCAAACAAAAGGATAAGCAGTGAGGACATGTCAGAATTATTGATTGTGGGAAACACATTATCCATGCTTTATGAGATTGAGAGTGAGCAGAATCTTATTAATGCGGAAAATGCAGAACAATATTTTCTTAAGTACGATTCCATAGCGCCGAAAATCAAAGCCAATCTGGTTGAATTGAAAGAGGTTGCTGTCGATTCCTCGCGGATAGAGAAACTGGATACCATTCAACTGCTGGTCGACAAGAAAAGGGAAAATCTGCAGGAAGTTGCCGCATTGCTCGATTCTATTCGTCGTGCCCCAAGGGTAGTGGCGCAGACCGAGAGCAGTTATGTGCCTCTGAAGCTGAACAAGGAAATATCCGATTATTTGGAGAGCAAAAACCTGAATAACGCTGATGTCAATCAGAATGATACGAGTGTAGTCGTCGGCTCCAGGAGAGGTTTTCTTGATCGGGTACGTGATGTATTCGTGGCCCGTTCCGACTCAACCGTTGTGATAGAAAAAAAATCGATAGTATCGGATAATGACCTTAAACTGATCGTAGATACCATTATCAACAAAGTCCGTTATTCAGAGAGGCTCGATTTGGAACGGCAAAGGCAATTCCAGTTAGCTTACCTCAAGCGTCAGGAAACGATGACCGAAACTAACCGAATGCTTACCTTGCAGATAGACGAACTGTTGAAAGGGATTGAACATGAAGAGTTGGAGAAGTCGCTGAGACTCCTGAAGGAAAAAGAGGAGATGCTTGCAAATTCGCAACATACCATGTTTATCGCTTTTTGTGTGGCATTGTCCATAGCATTTGTTTTTGCCATACTCTTCCTGATAGATATCAATAAGAGTCAACGTTACAGGAGACAATTGGAGGCATCCAATAAGCGTATTTCCGATTTGCTGGATTCGCGCGAGAAACTGATGCTTACCATATCGCATGATATCAAGGCTCCCATGAGTTCAATACTTGGATTTATTGAATTAATGGATTACCATGGCAATCCGAAAAATGAGACTTACCTGAACAATATGCAGAATTCAGGAGAGCATATTCTGGAGCTTGCCTCAGCATTACTCGATTATCATAAATTAGAGGAGGGTAGCTGGCAATTGAAGGAGTCGGACTTTAACCTGTACGATCTTGTTGGGAATACGACTTCAGGATTTAAGCCGCTGGCTGCAAGAAAAGGACTGGAATACAGTGTTAAGAATGAACTGCCGAAACATTTGGCTGTTTATGGGGATCTCTATATGATACGACAGATCATGAACAATATTATCTCCAATGCAGTAAAATATACATCGGAAGGAAGCGTCCATGTAAACGCTTGGCTAGAAGATAAAGATTCATCGAAACGCCTCGTGTTTTCAGTCAACGATACCGGGGAGGGAATTGATGAAGCCGACCAACAGATCGTTTTCCAGGAATTCAGGCAACTGGATAATCCTCTCGGGGAGGAAGGAAGTGGTCTGGGACTGGCCATTACCAAGGGATTTATAGAGGCATTAAAGGGAACCATTCGTCTCAATTCCCGAAAAGGAGAAGGTTCTGAATTCATTGTGGAAATCCCCCTGAAAGATGCAAATGAGAATGAACCAAAGAGTAAGGGCAGGGATAACTCTGAAACTGTACCACAGGATCTTGAAGGCATCTCCGTACTTCTTGTGGATGACGACCCCGTTCAGTTGACAATGACTTCTGAAATGCTTTCCAGAAAGAAGGTCACGAGTGTGACAGAGATGAATCCTGATAAAGTGTTGCCGCTCCTTGAGTCGATGTCATTCGATATCCTGTTCATGGATATTCAGATGCCGGGTACCGACGGCCTGGCACTGGTTGAAAAAATTCGCCGGTTAGGAAGTGAGCGAATAAAGAATATGCCCATGATAGGCTTGTCAGCCAGATCGGATATGTCGGGAGAAAAGATGAAGGCCGCAGGATTTACCGGTTTCCTTATTAAACCGTTCACTTCTGATAGATTATACAGTATAATCTGGCACCATGTGCGAGGTGAAAGTCCAGGCCAGATAGCTTTCGTTGAGGAAGAAAATCAATCTTTCGATGAGAAGGGAGCCAGAGCGTTAATAGAATTTGTGAGTGATGACAAACGGGCTTCTGTAGCCATTTTACAATCGTTTATCAATGAACTGGCAGAGTGCCGTATCCAGTTGCAGGAGGCTTTTCAGAAAAAAGAGGGAAAAATGGTTCAGGCAATTACTCACAAGATATTACCGTTATTCCGGTCAATGGGAAATAAGTCGTTAATAGGACTTATGGAAAAACTGGAAAAAGGAGAGACTTTACCGGATAAAGAGAAGGCTTTTGTGCTGGATAAAATCCAGGAATATCTTGAAGAGGTAGAAACCCTCAGAAAAGAGTTCGATGAAAATTGA
- the dnaN gene encoding DNA polymerase III subunit beta, whose product MKFVVSSAALLSHLQAISRVINSKNTLPILDCFLLDLKGSTLSLTAADNETRLETTVEVNSAEGEGSLAINARNLLDPLRELPDQPLTFDINDETLEIFLYYHNGKYNFVGLKGDEYPEPKPLKDSFMTLTVEVDTLFSGINRTVFATADDELRPVMNGIYFDITTDDLTFVASDGHKLVRVTTTETKGEGRSSFILPKKPATLLKSLLPKESGAVEIKFDENNAYIAMSSYKMVCRFVEGRYPNYNSVIPQNNPNTFVLDRLTLLNALKRVAVFSNPASNLVKFQLSEDKIVVTAQDIDFLTTAEETIPCTYEGNVMNIGFKASFLIDILDNIPSSDVRIELSDPSRAGLILPVDKEENEDMLTLLMPMMLND is encoded by the coding sequence ATGAAGTTTGTAGTATCAAGCGCCGCACTATTGAGTCACTTGCAGGCCATAAGCAGAGTTATCAATTCCAAAAACACATTGCCTATTCTCGACTGCTTTTTGCTCGATTTAAAGGGCAGCACACTATCACTAACCGCAGCTGATAATGAGACTCGGCTGGAAACAACGGTGGAGGTGAATAGCGCGGAAGGTGAAGGAAGCCTGGCCATCAATGCCCGGAACCTGCTCGATCCGCTGCGTGAATTGCCTGACCAGCCGCTTACATTCGATATCAATGACGAAACGTTGGAAATATTTCTCTATTATCATAATGGGAAGTACAATTTTGTTGGTCTGAAAGGAGATGAATACCCGGAACCAAAGCCGCTCAAAGATTCATTTATGACATTGACGGTGGAGGTCGATACACTTTTCTCGGGTATCAACCGGACTGTCTTTGCTACCGCAGACGATGAATTGCGTCCGGTGATGAACGGTATCTATTTTGATATTACTACCGACGATCTTACTTTCGTGGCTTCTGACGGACACAAACTGGTACGTGTGACTACTACCGAGACCAAAGGAGAAGGACGTTCATCATTTATCCTGCCTAAAAAACCGGCAACCCTGCTCAAATCGCTCTTACCGAAAGAGTCAGGTGCGGTAGAGATTAAGTTCGATGAAAATAACGCATACATTGCCATGTCGTCTTACAAGATGGTATGCCGGTTTGTGGAAGGGCGCTATCCCAATTATAATTCAGTAATTCCGCAGAATAATCCCAACACTTTTGTGCTGGACCGCCTGACACTGTTGAACGCACTCAAACGTGTGGCTGTATTCTCCAATCCGGCCAGCAACCTGGTTAAATTCCAACTTTCAGAAGATAAGATAGTGGTGACTGCCCAGGATATCGATTTCCTGACTACAGCAGAAGAAACTATTCCTTGCACTTACGAAGGGAATGTGATGAATATTGGCTTTAAAGCCTCTTTCCTGATTGATATACTTGACAATATACCCTCTTCTGATGTGCGGATAGAGCTTTCTGACCCGTCACGTGCGGGATTGATCCTTCCTGTAGATAAGGAGGAAAACGAAGATATGCTGACGTTGCTGATGCCGATGATGTTGAATGACTAA
- a CDS encoding sigma-54-dependent transcriptional regulator, with protein MDNINRNILVIDDNLTVCLMLKSWLVKKDFGVETASSVKEAKQKVKEQPFDLILCDIRMPDADGFDFLSWVKKYDSDILVIMMTGYADIESAVESMKSGAVDYISKPIEPEQLFKKIDEAFTLQERVLRQTRFSDNFIKFPGEEYSKLYKELEHTAENNLHRLIIGDPATGKLSVAKYIYEKGTHLSEPFVIFDNDKSADSANSYRTSSNGSDDRSPLMQKFQEAKGGLLYIRQTAYLDINQQNELLGILTRQKKDDDFTQVIMSTEISKDELQRRLIPKLYNLIIQDCIILPTLKGKKEVISFLANHFLQFANTTLDKKIEAIDPAVLVRLTGYAWPGNIQELKNCIIKAALLTEDEIIPASIVPELFGDKTKNEDRTLLLNPIQGLRKEYYEKEKIIEALELAKGNKTMAASILNIDRKTLYNKIKLYNVFPNN; from the coding sequence ATGGATAATATAAACAGGAATATACTTGTTATTGACGACAATCTGACTGTCTGTCTGATGCTGAAATCCTGGCTGGTAAAAAAAGATTTCGGTGTGGAAACGGCCTCCAGTGTAAAAGAGGCAAAGCAGAAGGTGAAGGAACAACCGTTTGATCTAATTCTGTGTGATATAAGGATGCCGGATGCAGACGGTTTCGATTTTCTTTCCTGGGTTAAGAAATATGATTCGGATATTCTTGTAATCATGATGACCGGCTATGCAGACATTGAATCGGCGGTCGAGTCGATGAAATCGGGCGCAGTAGATTATATCTCCAAGCCCATTGAACCGGAGCAGCTCTTTAAGAAAATAGATGAAGCCTTTACCCTTCAGGAACGGGTATTGAGACAGACCCGGTTCTCAGATAATTTTATCAAATTCCCTGGTGAAGAATACAGCAAACTTTACAAGGAGCTCGAACATACTGCAGAAAATAACCTGCACCGGTTGATTATTGGGGATCCGGCAACAGGAAAACTCTCAGTAGCGAAATATATCTACGAAAAGGGAACCCATTTATCGGAGCCATTTGTAATTTTTGATAATGATAAGTCGGCCGATAGTGCAAACTCCTATCGTACATCGTCCAACGGAAGTGATGATAGGTCACCACTTATGCAGAAATTCCAGGAAGCAAAAGGTGGATTATTATATATACGGCAAACTGCTTATCTCGATATTAACCAGCAGAATGAATTGTTGGGCATCCTTACCAGACAAAAAAAGGACGATGATTTTACGCAAGTGATCATGAGTACCGAAATAAGCAAGGATGAATTGCAAAGACGTCTTATACCCAAACTTTACAACCTGATAATACAGGATTGTATTATATTACCTACCCTGAAAGGTAAAAAAGAGGTAATTAGCTTCCTTGCCAATCATTTTCTTCAATTTGCCAATACCACACTTGATAAAAAGATAGAAGCCATTGATCCTGCCGTATTGGTGCGCCTCACCGGATATGCCTGGCCGGGAAATATACAGGAATTGAAGAACTGCATCATAAAAGCTGCTTTGCTTACAGAGGATGAAATCATTCCTGCTTCCATTGTTCCGGAGTTATTTGGGGACAAAACAAAGAACGAAGACCGTACGCTATTATTAAATCCGATCCAGGGGCTTCGTAAGGAATATTATGAAAAGGAAAAGATTATAGAAGCATTGGAACTGGCCAAGGGTAATAAAACAATGGCGGCGTCTATTTTGAATATCGACAGGAAAACACTCTACAATAAAATAAAGCTTTACAACGTTTTTCCAAACAATTGA
- a CDS encoding 3'-5' exonuclease: MKLNLRNPLVFFDLETTGINITRDRIVEISFLKVHPNGKEEVRSRRINPEIPIPPQATAIHGITDDDVKDCPTFKQVARSLADQLEGCDLAGFNSSRFDVPMLAEEFLRAGVDFDMSKRKFVDVQIIFHKKEQRTLEAAYAFYCNKKLENAHSAEADTIATYEVLKSQLDRYPDLENDIEVLSKEYSSFNNNVDFAGRFVYDEKGVEVFNFGKHKGRPVSEVLKNEPSYYAWMMDGDFPLNTKQVLTKIRLREMNS, encoded by the coding sequence ATGAAGTTAAATCTTAGGAATCCGTTGGTCTTCTTCGATTTGGAGACGACCGGGATCAACATCACTCGCGACCGTATTGTAGAGATATCATTTTTAAAAGTCCATCCTAACGGAAAGGAGGAAGTAAGATCGCGGCGTATCAATCCCGAGATACCTATTCCTCCCCAGGCTACAGCGATTCACGGTATCACTGATGATGACGTGAAAGATTGCCCTACCTTTAAACAGGTGGCGCGGTCACTGGCCGACCAACTGGAAGGGTGTGACCTGGCCGGCTTCAACTCGAGCCGGTTTGATGTGCCGATGCTGGCGGAAGAGTTCCTCCGAGCCGGTGTGGATTTTGATATGAGTAAACGTAAATTTGTGGATGTGCAGATCATCTTCCATAAAAAGGAACAGCGTACACTCGAAGCGGCATATGCCTTTTATTGCAATAAAAAACTGGAGAATGCACATTCTGCCGAAGCGGATACCATCGCTACTTATGAAGTGTTGAAATCTCAACTCGACCGTTATCCTGATCTGGAGAATGATATCGAGGTGCTATCAAAAGAGTATTCGAGTTTCAATAATAATGTGGATTTTGCCGGACGGTTTGTCTATGATGAGAAAGGGGTAGAAGTTTTCAATTTTGGGAAACATAAAGGGAGGCCGGTGTCAGAAGTCCTTAAAAATGAACCGAGTTATTATGCCTGGATGATGGATGGTGATTTCCCGCTCAATACCAAACAGGTGCTTACTAAAATCAGGCTTCGTGAGATGAATAGTTAA
- a CDS encoding C69 family dipeptidase: MKKIIAVIALLFVISTSFPCTNLLVGKKASTDGSTLISYAADSYALYGELYHWSAREYSPGEMLKVYEWDSGKYLGEIPQVLRTYNVIGNMNEHQLAIGETTFGGRSELSDSTGIMDYGSLIYITLQRAKNAREAISIMTGLVRDYGYYSSGESFSIADPNEVWVMEMIGKGPGNKGAVWVAVRIPDDCVSAHANQARIQQFPMNDPENCIYSPDVISFARERGYFDGDDADFSFAKAYAPLDFGALRYCEARVWSFFNKVNKDMAQYVTYAQGKTTDPMPLYIKPDRKLSAQDIQEMMRDHYEGTELDWRFDVGAGPFNSPYRWSPLSFEVDSVEYCNERPIATQQTAFSFVAQMRSWLPNEIGGILWFGIDDAAQTVYYPFYCGHTETPHEMTAGNGDLLTFSWTSAFWIHNWVSNMVYTRYSDMSVDMKKVQSKLENQFQTAQTEVEQEAARLHEQSPPQAVQYLTQYTNNLVKEGVAEWKKLGEYLMVKYVDGVIKREENGQFKRNPYGEPASPLRPGYSNEYYRKIVDQTGEKYKVHPIE; encoded by the coding sequence ATGAAGAAAATCATTGCTGTAATTGCGTTATTATTCGTAATTTCCACATCCTTTCCCTGTACAAATTTACTGGTAGGAAAAAAAGCCTCCACAGACGGATCTACATTGATATCTTATGCTGCTGATTCCTATGCACTTTATGGCGAACTGTACCACTGGTCCGCCAGAGAATACAGTCCCGGAGAGATGCTCAAGGTGTATGAATGGGACTCGGGGAAATATCTTGGAGAGATACCTCAGGTTCTACGGACTTACAACGTGATCGGCAATATGAACGAACATCAGTTAGCCATTGGTGAGACTACTTTTGGAGGAAGAAGTGAACTATCCGACTCTACCGGCATCATGGACTATGGAAGCCTCATTTACATTACACTTCAGCGTGCCAAAAATGCCCGCGAAGCCATCAGCATAATGACCGGATTGGTAAGGGATTACGGTTATTACAGTTCAGGTGAATCGTTTTCTATTGCCGATCCTAATGAAGTATGGGTAATGGAAATGATCGGCAAGGGTCCCGGCAATAAAGGGGCTGTCTGGGTAGCTGTACGTATTCCCGACGATTGCGTATCGGCTCATGCTAACCAGGCACGGATACAGCAATTTCCGATGAATGATCCCGAAAATTGCATCTACTCTCCCGATGTGATCTCGTTCGCCCGCGAACGAGGATATTTCGATGGGGACGATGCCGATTTCAGTTTTGCCAAAGCCTATGCTCCGCTCGATTTTGGTGCACTCCGCTATTGTGAAGCACGTGTATGGTCGTTCTTCAATAAAGTAAACAAGGATATGGCCCAATACGTCACCTATGCACAGGGAAAAACTACGGATCCCATGCCACTCTATATCAAGCCGGACAGAAAGTTGAGCGCACAGGATATCCAAGAGATGATGCGCGACCATTATGAGGGGACCGAACTCGACTGGCGTTTCGATGTAGGCGCAGGTCCTTTCAACTCGCCCTACCGTTGGAGTCCGCTCTCTTTTGAGGTCGATTCCGTGGAGTATTGCAATGAACGTCCTATCGCTACTCAACAAACTGCTTTCTCTTTCGTAGCGCAAATGCGTTCCTGGCTACCCAATGAAATAGGGGGCATCCTCTGGTTCGGTATCGACGATGCGGCACAAACGGTGTACTATCCGTTCTATTGCGGCCACACCGAAACACCTCACGAAATGACTGCCGGAAATGGCGACCTGCTCACTTTTTCATGGACATCCGCTTTCTGGATTCACAATTGGGTCTCCAATATGGTGTATACCCGTTACAGCGATATGAGCGTAGACATGAAAAAAGTGCAATCGAAGCTCGAAAACCAATTCCAAACCGCACAAACCGAAGTAGAACAGGAAGCGGCGCGGCTCCATGAACAATCTCCCCCGCAAGCTGTTCAGTATCTTACACAATACACCAACAACCTTGTAAAAGAAGGTGTAGCAGAATGGAAAAAACTGGGTGAATATCTTATGGTGAAATATGTAGACGGTGTAATCAAAAGAGAGGAGAACGGACAATTTAAGCGCAACCCATACGGGGAACCGGCTTCTCCTTTACGTCCGGGATATTCGAACGAATATTACAGAAAGATAGTCGACCAGACTGGCGAAAAATACAAAGTACATCCTATTGAATAA